GAACACTGCTCGCTTCGGGACGCCCCGGTGCCCCTGGTGTTCGTCATACCGGACGCCGAACGCGTCGGCAACGCTCGCGTCATAATCGCTGAGCAGCGGGAAGTTCAGATCGTGCGCGTCCGCGAACGCCGTGTGCGAGTGCGTGCTGTCCCCGGAGACCGCCCAGACGTCGAGTCCGGGCGTGAACTCGAACCACTCCGCGTCCCTGATCGTGCACAGTTCGGTCGTACAGACCGGACTGAAGTCGAATGGGTAGAACAGGAGGAGCACGGCGCGACCGTCGTCGGTGCTCTCCTGAAGGCTGTACGTGTCGGTCGTCCCCTCGGTCACCCCCGGAAGCGCGAATTCGGGCGCATCGTTCCCAACTGTTAGCACACCAAAAAGATGGCCTCGATAACGTATAAGCGCTCACCCAACGGCGGCGAACCGACCGCGATGAGGACTCCCGGTGGAGCGGCCGGTCAGTCGAGCCACTCGATGACGGTCGCCGCCCACGTGTAGCCGGTGCCGGCGGCGAGGAAGAGGACGACGTCGCCGCCTTCGAGTCGCGGCGGGTCGCTCGCGAGTGCTTCCTCGACCGCGAGCGCCTGATCGACGCTCTGGACGTGCCCGTACTCGTCGAGGTAGTAACTGGCAGTCGAGACGTCGACGCCGAGTTCGTCGAGGAGGTACTCGTGGAACGACCGCTTCATGTGCGTGACCGCGACGAAGTCGAGGTCGCTCCGGTCGTACCCGCTCGCGTCGAGCGCGTCGTCCGCGACGTCGAGGTAGTTCTGCAGACTCACCTCTCCGAGCCGTTCCTTCATGCCCTCGGGGTCGGGGACGTCGAGCGTGTGCATCGGCTCCTCGGCGTCGACGGTCTCGCGACTCGGCGGGTGCTTCGACCCGCCGGCGGGCATGACGACGTCCATCGAGAACGAGCCGTCCGTGATCGCGGCGGACTCCCGGACGAGCGCGCGAGCGCGCTCGCTCGCCGGGCGGTCCGCGGCCACGTCGGTGTCGGACGCCGGCTGCGAGGCCGTTTCCACCACGAACGCGCTCGCGCCGCTCCCGAAGTTGAACATGAACGACGAGCGCTCGTTCCCGTAGTCGACGAGGTCCTCCTCGCGGCTCGCCGCGACCAGCAGCGCGCGCTCCACGTCGCCCGCGCGGATCTGCGCGGCGACCTGCCGCAAGGCGATCGGAGCGCCCGCACAGAGCGTGTAGCTCTCCGTCGCGTACGCGTTCCCGGCGCCGATGCGGTCGGCGACGTTCGCGGCCGCGGACCACACGACGTGGTCCTTGTACTCGCTCCCGTGGTAGCACACGAGGTCGAGGTCCGCGGGGTCGAGGTCGGCGTCCGCGAGCGCGCGCTCGGCCGCCTTCGCGCTCATGTCCGTCGCGTGGTCGTCGTCGCTCGGACAGACGCGCTTCTCGCGCAACCCCATCTTCTCGACGACGACGTGCTCGGGGATTCCGGACGCGTTCGCGATCTCCTCGCCCGTGACGACCTCGTCGGGGACGTACGTTCCGAGGCCCGTGAGTGCGACCTCAGTCATCACCGCCCTCCGCGTCGGCGTCCGCACTCGCGTCCGCGGGCCGAGCGCCGTCCGCCCACCGCTTGATGCGGGCGGCGGTCTGGTCGGCGACGGTCCCGCCCATGCGGTCCCGGAGCGTGCCGAGCAGGCCGTTCGGGACGTACAGCACGAACAGCACGAACACGAGCCCGACGTAGAGCTCGGCGTGCCCGTTCAGGAACGTGTCGACGGCCTCGCCGACGGTGACGCCACCGACGGTCTCCGTCGCCATCGTCCCGTCGCCGAGCGTCTCCTGGAGCCACGGCAGGAGCCCGCCGCCGCTCCCCGTCTTCGAGAGGAACTCCTCGATGCTGATGTGGAACAGCCGCCCGAAGATCGGGCCGGCGAGCGTCCCAAATCCGCCGATGACCGACGCCAGCAGGGCGTCGCCGGCGACGAGGAAGTACAGCGAGTTCTCGGGGCTCACCGACCGCCGGAAGCCCGCGAACAGGCCGCCGGCGATCGCGCCGAAGAACGCGCTCATCGCGAACGCCGCGAGCTTCACCTTGTAGACGTCGTACCCGATGGCGCGAGCGCGCTCCTCGTTCTCGCGGATCGCGATCATCACGCGCCCGAACGGCGAGTGGATGATGCGCTGCATCGCCGCGTACCCGAGGAGAGCGATCAGGCCGACCATGTAGTACGACACCTCGGTCCCGCCGAGGTCGACGGTGACGTCGATGAACCCGAGGAAGTCGAACCCGAGCTTCGCCATGTCCAGCCCGTACACGACCGAATCGCCCTGGAGCTGGCCGATCGCGAGGTTCAGCGAGTCGACGAACGGCACACCGACCTCGAACCCCTCGGGGTGGTCGAGGACCGCGACGCCGTCCCGGGGGTTCTCGCCGACGAAGTTCCACGACCCGAACAGTACGTACAGGATCTGACTGAACCCGAGCGTGATCATCGCGAAGTACACGCCCGACAGCCGGAACGAGACGAGGCCGACGAGCACGGCGAGGACGGCGGCGACGACCGCCATCAATAGCAGCGTCACCATGAACGGCGTCTGGCTCCCGAGCAGCGGGAGCTTCCCGTTCGCGACGAGGATGACGCCGTACGCGCCGAGGCCGTAGAACGCCGCGTGCCCGAACGACAGGTAGCCGGTGTACCCGGAGATGAAGTCGAAGCTCGCGGCGAACAGCCCGAAGTAGAAGATCGCGACCATCGTCTCCACGCGCGGGAGGACGGCGACCGCGGACAGCGCCCAGTACTCGGGCGCGTCCGCCAGCACGGGGACGACGGTGTACGTCGCCGGGTTCGTGAAGAACGCGTGCACGAACGGGTAGAGCGCGAGCACGACGAGGACGGCGACGTGCGCGGCCGTCGACCGCGCGTACCGCGCGAACGCGGAGTCCTCGCCGAACACTCTCGCGACGGTCCCGCCGATGAACCCCTTCCGCGTCGGGCTCGCCGCTGGCGGCGCGTCCTCGGTCGCGCCCTCCGCGGGCGACGTCTCGCCGCCGTCCGCTACGTGCACGCGGTCGTTCGCGTCGTCCGACGGCGCGGAGCCGGTGGGGCTAATGGCCCCCCACCTCCTGGACGCCGTAGAGCCCCTGTGGCTTCACGACGAGGACCGCGACGAGGATCGCGAACACGACGACCTCCGGCAGCCAGCTCATCGTGACGAGGACGTTCTGGAACCACCACGTCATCGTCGCGTCCGCGAGCCCGACGACGAGCGCCGCGACGACGGTGCCCTTGAACGTCCCGAGGCCACCGACGATGACGACGACGAACGCCGGCAGGAGCGCCTCCGCGCCGACGGTGACGCTCGCACCCCAGCCGGGGTCCCACATGAGGAGCGCGCCGGCGACGCCCGTGAGGCCCGCACCGATGCCGAACACGACCGTGAACACGCGTCGGACGTCGATGCCGAGCGCCTCCGCCATCTCCGAGTCCTCGCTGCCCGCGCGGATGAACAGCCCGTACCGCGTGCGGGTGAGGAACAGCCAGACGGCGGCGACGACGACCACGCCCAGCACGATCTCGAAGAGATCCATGCCCTCGACGGTCAGCCCGAAGTACGTGTGGTTCTCGCGGAACCAGTCCGGCCTGGTCCCGAGCGCCTCCTGCCACGCGCTCCGGGGCTGGAGCCCGTAGAAGTCCACGATCATCCGCACGACCTCGTCGATGACGAGCGTCAACCCGAACGTGAGCAGGATCTGGTAGAGCGGCGGCCGGTCGTACAGCGGCCGGATGAGCTTCGTCTCGACGACGCCACCGAGCGCGGCGACGGCCGCGAACGCGACCACGACCGCGACGAAGAACAGCGCCACGCGCGTCGCGATACTGTCGCCACTGCTCACGACGAGCACCATCACGAGGCCCGCGACGTACGCGCCGACGATCGTGAACGACCCGTGCGCGAAGTTCAGGACGCCCATCAACCCGAAGATGAGCGTCAACCCGACCGCGAGCAGCGCGAACACCGCCGCCTTCGCGAGCCCGTCCACGAGGACGCCCGCGAGATTCGACGGCGAGAGGAACTCGACGAAGTCCCCGACGATCGCCACGATCGGGACGCCAGCGAGTCCGTCGAGGAACGCCGCGAAGACGACCGTCGCGACGTCCATCACGCTAGATACCTCCGGATGCGTTCGTCGTCGGCGGTCACGCCCTCGGTACTCCCGCTCTCGACGACGCGTCCGTTGTCGACGAGGTAGAAGCGGTCCGCGAGGTCCATCGCGAGCGGGAAGTTCTGCTCGACGAGCAGGAGCGATGCCTCCTCGCTGACGCGCTGTAGGGCGTCCGCGACCGTCTGCACGATCTGGGGCGCCAGCCCCTCGCTCGGCTCGTCGACGAGCAGGAGGTCGTTCTCGCCGACGAGGCCGCGCGCGATCGCAACCATCTGCTGCTGGCCGCCCGAGAGGTCGCCGGCCTTCCGGTCGCGGTGCTCGCGGAGTTCCGGGAACGTCTCCAGGGCCTCCTCGAGCTTCGCGTCGACCCGCTCGGCTTCCTTGACCGCGACGCCGACGTTCTCCGCGACCGTCAGCTCCTCGAACATCCGCCGGTCCTCGGGAATCCACCCGACGCCGCGGTGCGCGAGCTCGTGCGTCGGCTCGCCCGTGACGTCCTCCCCGCGCAGGCGAACCGTGCCTTCGCGCGGCGGCGTCAACTGGAGTGCGGCGCGGAGCGTCGTCGTCTTCCCGACCCCGTTCCGGCCGATGAGCGCGACCGTCTCCCCGCGGTCGACCGCGAGACTCACGCCCTCGAGGACGTGGCTCTCGCCGTAGTACGCGTGCACGTCCTCCATCTCGAGGAGCGGCGCGTCCTGCGGCTCGCCGTTCTCGACCGAACTCGGCGACGCCGCGTCGTCGCTCCCGTGCTCGGCGCTCACGCCGCACCACCGCCGGCCGTGGCCGCGTCGTCGTCGCTCCCCGCGTCGTCGCCGGCACTATCGCTTGCAGTCACATCGTCTTCGCTCCCGTATCCACCGAGGTACGCCTCGCGGACGCGCTCGTCCGCCCGGACCGCTTCCGGCTCGCCGTCCGCGATGAGCGCGCCGCGATGCAGGACCGAGATGCGGTCCGCGAGGTCCATCACGACGTCCATGTTGTGCTCGACGAGCAGGACCGCGTGGTCCTGCGCGATGTCCCGGATCAGCTCGACGACGTCGTCGACGCTCTCGCTCGACACGCCGGCAGCCGGTTCGTCGAGCAGGAGCAAGTCCGGGTCGCCCGCGAGCGCGATCGCGAGCTCCAGGCTGCGCTTCTCGCCGTGACTCAACGCCTGCGCCGGCCGGTCCGCGAGCGCGCCGAGGCCGACGCGGTCGAGGATCGCCGCCGCCTCCTCGTGGTACGCCTCGAGGCCGTCGGCGTGCCGCCAGAACCGGTGCGTGTCCGACCCGTGCGCTTGCGCGGCGACGCGGACGTTCTCGCGCACCGTACTCGTCGGGAAGATATTCGTCACCTGGTAGGATCGGTGGATGCCGGCCTGGGCCGTCTCGTGCGTGTTCAGGCCCGTGACGTCCAGCCACTCGCCGTCGTCGCGGAACTCCACGGTCCCAGCAGACGGCGCGAGCGACCCCGTCAGGAGGTTGAAAAAGGTCGTCTTCCCCGCGCCGTTCGGGCCGATGAGCGCGACGGTCTCGCCAGTCGACAGCGAGAAGTCGACGTCGTCCACGGCCGTCACGCCACCGAAGTGCTTCTCCAGCCCGTGCGTTCGCAGTAGTTCCTGCCCCATCGGCCTACAGCGAGCAGTCCATGCTTCCCCGCGGGATCGTCGTCTGGTCCTTGTCGACGCGAGCGACCGGCGCGCTCGGCTGGATGCTCGCCCCCCAGTACTCCGACCACTGGTCCTCGGTCGGGACCGGGTACGCGACCGTCATCTCCGACCGCGCCTGGTTGTTGTACTCCTGGTAGATGTACCCGTTCTCGCCCTTCGGCGTGTCCGTCACCGTCATCCCACTCATCGCGTCCACGAGGTCGACGCCGTCCGTCGACCCCGACGCCTGCACCGCCTGATGGAACGACGACGCCGCCGTGAACGTCCCCGACGTGAACAGGTCCGGGACCTTCCCGTATGCGGACGTGTACATGTCGACGAACGCCGAGTTGATCTCGTTGTCGTACTGGTTCCAGTGATAGCGCGTCGTGAACGGCCCGATCTTCGCGTCGCGGACCTTCTGCTCGGTGAGTTCGCCGTCGATGAGGTTCTCGAGGAGCCCCCCGACGACCGAGTTCGTGATCTCGGTCGCGAACCCGCCGAAGATGCGGACGTCGTAGTTCGCACCCGCGGTCATGAAGTTCGGGAGCGTCGCGACCGTGAACCCGCCGACGACGCCCTGTGCGCCCGCGTCGACAGCCTGCTGGAACAGGCCGTCGAACTCGTCGTACCCCTGCGGGACGAAGCGCTCGCCGACGATCTCGACGTCGTTGGCCTCCAGGACCTCCCGGTAGTTCTGGACGACCGCGCGACCGAACGAGTAGTCCGCACCCATCAGGAACACGCGCTCGACGTCCGTCTCCTCGGCGACGTACTTCCCGCCCGACCGCGCGTCCATCGCGGTGTTCTCGTTCGCGCGGAACACCTGCGGCGAGCACGTCTGTGCGCTCGACGTGATGCTCGCCGACGCCGCCGGCCCCGCCATGTACGGGATGTCGACCTCGCTCGTGTTTATCACGGTGTCGACGACGCGCTGTGCGGCCGCCGAACTCGAGCACCCGAACAGCGCGTCGACGCCCTCGTCCTGCGCGAGGTTCGTCGCGACGGTCTGCGCGCGGTCCGCGGAGAACTCGGTGTCGCGGAACACGAGCTCCCACGTCACGTCCCCGTCCTCGACCGTCGTCGTCCCCTCC
The Halorubellus sp. JP-L1 DNA segment above includes these coding regions:
- a CDS encoding ABC transporter ATP-binding protein, with product MGQELLRTHGLEKHFGGVTAVDDVDFSLSTGETVALIGPNGAGKTTFFNLLTGSLAPSAGTVEFRDDGEWLDVTGLNTHETAQAGIHRSYQVTNIFPTSTVRENVRVAAQAHGSDTHRFWRHADGLEAYHEEAAAILDRVGLGALADRPAQALSHGEKRSLELAIALAGDPDLLLLDEPAAGVSSESVDDVVELIRDIAQDHAVLLVEHNMDVVMDLADRISVLHRGALIADGEPEAVRADERVREAYLGGYGSEDDVTASDSAGDDAGSDDDAATAGGGAA
- a CDS encoding branched-chain amino acid ABC transporter permease, encoding MDVATVVFAAFLDGLAGVPIVAIVGDFVEFLSPSNLAGVLVDGLAKAAVFALLAVGLTLIFGLMGVLNFAHGSFTIVGAYVAGLVMVLVVSSGDSIATRVALFFVAVVVAFAAVAALGGVVETKLIRPLYDRPPLYQILLTFGLTLVIDEVVRMIVDFYGLQPRSAWQEALGTRPDWFRENHTYFGLTVEGMDLFEIVLGVVVVAAVWLFLTRTRYGLFIRAGSEDSEMAEALGIDVRRVFTVVFGIGAGLTGVAGALLMWDPGWGASVTVGAEALLPAFVVVIVGGLGTFKGTVVAALVVGLADATMTWWFQNVLVTMSWLPEVVVFAILVAVLVVKPQGLYGVQEVGGH
- a CDS encoding branched-chain amino acid ABC transporter permease — translated: MVAIFYFGLFAASFDFISGYTGYLSFGHAAFYGLGAYGVILVANGKLPLLGSQTPFMVTLLLMAVVAAVLAVLVGLVSFRLSGVYFAMITLGFSQILYVLFGSWNFVGENPRDGVAVLDHPEGFEVGVPFVDSLNLAIGQLQGDSVVYGLDMAKLGFDFLGFIDVTVDLGGTEVSYYMVGLIALLGYAAMQRIIHSPFGRVMIAIRENEERARAIGYDVYKVKLAAFAMSAFFGAIAGGLFAGFRRSVSPENSLYFLVAGDALLASVIGGFGTLAGPIFGRLFHISIEEFLSKTGSGGGLLPWLQETLGDGTMATETVGGVTVGEAVDTFLNGHAELYVGLVFVLFVLYVPNGLLGTLRDRMGGTVADQTAARIKRWADGARPADASADADAEGGDD
- a CDS encoding redoxin domain-containing protein, giving the protein MLTVGNDAPEFALPGVTEGTTDTYSLQESTDDGRAVLLLFYPFDFSPVCTTELCTIRDAEWFEFTPGLDVWAVSGDSTHSHTAFADAHDLNFPLLSDYDASVADAFGVRYDEHQGHRGVPKRAVFVVDPDRTVRYAWSTDDAFERPDFFHVTAAVDELEAIDDSLVPDDADLDVMDVDPTT
- a CDS encoding ABC transporter substrate-binding protein, producing MLGAIAAAGIGGAAGCTTGNGTETATDGGTETDGGGTTGQTTTQADVSASGTVKIGVMQPMSGDLQYYGMQSIWGFLSGLAYKTDSDPLTGVSEGTTTVEDGDVTWELVFRDTEFSADRAQTVATNLAQDEGVDALFGCSSSAAAQRVVDTVINTSEVDIPYMAGPAASASITSSAQTCSPQVFRANENTAMDARSGGKYVAEETDVERVFLMGADYSFGRAVVQNYREVLEANDVEIVGERFVPQGYDEFDGLFQQAVDAGAQGVVGGFTVATLPNFMTAGANYDVRIFGGFATEITNSVVGGLLENLIDGELTEQKVRDAKIGPFTTRYHWNQYDNEINSAFVDMYTSAYGKVPDLFTSGTFTAASSFHQAVQASGSTDGVDLVDAMSGMTVTDTPKGENGYIYQEYNNQARSEMTVAYPVPTEDQWSEYWGASIQPSAPVARVDKDQTTIPRGSMDCSL
- a CDS encoding 3-oxoacyl-ACP synthase encodes the protein MTEVALTGLGTYVPDEVVTGEEIANASGIPEHVVVEKMGLREKRVCPSDDDHATDMSAKAAERALADADLDPADLDLVCYHGSEYKDHVVWSAAANVADRIGAGNAYATESYTLCAGAPIALRQVAAQIRAGDVERALLVAASREEDLVDYGNERSSFMFNFGSGASAFVVETASQPASDTDVAADRPASERARALVRESAAITDGSFSMDVVMPAGGSKHPPSRETVDAEEPMHTLDVPDPEGMKERLGEVSLQNYLDVADDALDASGYDRSDLDFVAVTHMKRSFHEYLLDELGVDVSTASYYLDEYGHVQSVDQALAVEEALASDPPRLEGGDVVLFLAAGTGYTWAATVIEWLD
- a CDS encoding ABC transporter ATP-binding protein, with amino-acid sequence MEDVHAYYGESHVLEGVSLAVDRGETVALIGRNGVGKTTTLRAALQLTPPREGTVRLRGEDVTGEPTHELAHRGVGWIPEDRRMFEELTVAENVGVAVKEAERVDAKLEEALETFPELREHRDRKAGDLSGGQQQMVAIARGLVGENDLLLVDEPSEGLAPQIVQTVADALQRVSEEASLLLVEQNFPLAMDLADRFYLVDNGRVVESGSTEGVTADDERIRRYLA